DNA sequence from the Streptomyces sp. CA-210063 genome:
GAGAAGGAAGGCGATCGCCCCCAGTCCGGCGACGAGGGCGCAGGCGACCTGGGAGGTGTAGCGGAAGAGGCGGGCGCGGATCAGCATGGCCAGGCCCGTCGCGAGGGCCAGCAGTTGGCCCCAGATGTTGTCCGAGAAGCCGAGGACGGCGGCGGAGGCGACGGCCACGGCGGAGGTGCCGCCGACGAGACCCAGGAGCATCTCGTGACCCCGTCGGGCCTGGGCGGCGATGCGTTCGGCGTCCAGGGGGTCGGTGTCCGGGCCCTGCCCGGGATCCAGGTCGAAGTCCTCGTGCGTGGCGGAACGCGGCGCGGCGTAACCGATGGGCAAGCGGGCGAACCGGGCGGACAGGCCCGGCAGAAAGGCGACAAGGCCGATGGCGACCGGGGCGCACACCGAGGCGGCCTCGGTCGCGGAGGCGTCGGCGACGATCGCCACGAAGGTGGCGATGGTGCCCACCGCCGCGAGGAAGGTGGAGGCCACGAAGGGCGCGTCCCCACTGGGGGTGAGCGCGACGAGGGCGACGGAGGCGACCAGGACGGCCACGCAACCCAGCATGAACTGGAGTTTGCCGGGTCCCTGGCCGTCCGCCGGGCCGACGATTCCGGAGCCGGCGAGGAGGAGCAGGGGCAGCGCGGCCAGCCCGAGGGCGACGGTTGCGACGCGGTCGGCGTACACGCGCGCGCGTACCGCCGCGTAGGCGACGAGGAGTACGCCGAGGCCGCCCCCGATAAGGCCGGGCAAGCCATGCATGTCGTGGTGGACCGGGTCGGCGTACCAGAGCACGAAGGCGACGAGCAGCAGGAGCAGGGCGCCGCCGGTCAGCCCGGCGACACGCAGCAGGTCGTCACTCCAAAGGTGGCGGTCGCGGATGACCGCGGAGGCGACCGCGTCGGACACGTCGTCGTGGACGGCCGGCGGCAGCGACTCCGCGAAGGGCCGCAGGCTGAGCACCTCGCCGTCGAGCACCCGTTCGTCGGCGAGCGTGCGGGCGCCTTCGAGAACGGTGCCGTCGCGGCGCACGAGGTGGTAGCCCGTCGGGGTGCCGACCGGCTGGGTCTGGCCCGTCAGGCGCAGGATCTCCGGGTAGACGTCGGCGATGGCGATGTCCACCGGGAGGGCGACGTCGATGCGGCTGTCGGGTGCCACGACGGTGACCCGGCAGAACCCGGTAGCCGCGGTCGTACTCACCTTCACTGACCCCCTGCTTCGCGGATGCGTACGCTGCGGGCGTCACCCTACCGGTAGGGGCCGTCAGTGGTGACAAGTAGGATCCCCCGCACGCGGAGAGCGACCGTCACCACGGGGGTGCCGGTACGAACTGCTCGTCCGCTTAGGGGGATTGATGCTCCGGTGAGCCAGATCGTCATCAAGCGCCCACCACGTTCCCTGCCGTCCGAAGTGCCCTCCGATGAGCTGCATCTGGAGGCTCCTCCGGAGCTGCCGCGGGGGCAGCAGGAGGGCATGCTGATGCAGATCCTGCCGACGCTCGGCATGGGTTCGTCGGTGGTGTTCTACTTCGCGTCCCCGAACGCCCATCCGTTCATGCGGATCATGGGTGTGGTGATGCTCGTGTCGACGGCCGCGATGGTGATCGCACAGATCGTCCGGCACCGCCGCGGTACGCAGGGGCAAATGGCCGATGTGCGTCGGGACTACCTCAAATATCTCGCGCAGACCCGGCGTACGGTCCGCAGGACGGCGTTGAAGCAGCGCGACGCGCAGCTGTATCTGCACCCGTCCCCCGAGCAGTTGTGGTCGGTGGTCGCCGAGGGCAGCCGGGTGTGGGAGCGCCGCGTCGGGGACGCCGATTTCGGGCAGGTACGGATCGGTCTGGGCGTGCAGCAGCTGGCCTCGCCTCTGGTGGCTCCGAATACGGCACCCGTGGACGAGTTGGAGCCGTTGTGCGCCGGTGCCATGCAGCGGTTCCTCGCCGTGCACGGCCAGTTGGACGGGCTGCCGGTCGCGGTGTCGCTGCGCGCCTTCTATCACCTGACGGTGTCCGGTGAGCAGGAGAGCGCGCAGGCCGCGGCGCGTGCCCTGGTGGCCCAGCTCGCCACGTTGCACTCCCCCGACGACCTGATGGTGGCCGTCGTCGCCGCCCCGAACGCGGTGGGCCGCTGGGACTGGACCAAGTGGCTGCCGCACAGCCAGTTGCCCGGCCAGTTCGACGGCTCGGGTACGCGGCGGCTGTTCGGTGACGACCTCGGTGAGCTGGAGCAGCTCCTGTCGGCCCGGCTCGAAGGCCGCCCGCGTTTCAGCCGGAACGGCCAGCCGGTGCTGGACCAGCCGCACCTCGTGATCGTCCTCGACGGTGGAATCGTGCCCCCCACCTCTGTTTTCGCGGCTGCGGAGGGCCTGCAGGGCGTGACGATCATCGAGGTGGTCCCGGGCGAACTCGACCAGCCCCGGGGCGGCCTCTCCATCGTCGTACGACCGGACCGGCTGTGGCTGGACTCAGGTGCCGGAGTCGCCTACGAGGGCACGCCCGACAGGCTGTCGCTGCCCGCCGCCGAGGCACTCGCCCGCCAGCTCGCGCCGCTGCGCATGGGCGGCGGGGACGACGACGAACCACTGCTCGCCAACCTGGACTTCACCGATCTGCTCGGCCTCGGCGACGCCGCCTCCGTGGACGTCACCCGCACGTGGCGGCCCCGGTCGACGCCGGAGCGCCTGCGGGTGCCGATCGGTGTCGGCGAGGACGGCCGGCCCGTCATGCTCGACCTCAAGGAGGCCGCGCAGGACGGCATGGGCCCGCACGGTCTGTGCGTGGGCGCCACCGGTTCCGGCAAGTCGGAGCTGCTGCGCACGCTGGTCCTCGGCCTGGCGGTCACCCACTCCTCCGAGACCCTGAACTTCGTCCTCGCTGACTTCAAGGGCGGCGCCACCTTCGCCGGCATGTCCCAGATGCCGCACGTCGCCGCCGTCATCACCAATCTCTCCGACGACCTGACCCTCGTCGATCGCATGGGTGACGCGATCCGCGGCGAACTCCAGCGCCGCCAGGAGCTACTGCGCTCGGCGGGCAACTACGCGAACATCCACGACTACGAGAAGGCGCGGGCCGCCGGTGCGCCGCTGGAGCCGCTGGCGTCACTCGTCCTCGTGATCGACGAGTTCAGCGAACTCCTCACGGCGAAGCCGGACTTCATCGACATGTTCATCCAGATCGGCCGCATCGGCCGCTCCCTGGGTGTGCACCTGTTGCTCGCCTCACAGCGCCTGGAGGAGGGCCGTCTGCGCGGCCTGGACACCTACCTCTCGTACCGGATCGGTCTGCGTACGTTCTCGGCCGCCGAGTCGCGCGCGGCGCTGGGCGTGCCGGACGCGTACCACCTGCCGTCGGTGCCCGGCTCCGGCTATCTGAAGTTCGGTACGGACGAGATGACCCGCTTCAAGGCGGCGTACGTGTCGGGCACGTACCGCGCGGGCGGCCCCGAGGTCTCCCGGGACCGGATGCCCATCGAGCGCAGGCCCGCGCTGTTCACGGCGACGCCGGTGCCGGTGGTCTACGCGGCTCCGGACCCGGCGCAGGCGCAGGCCCCGTCCAGGCAGGAGGACGACGCACTGGCCGATACCGTGCTCGACGTCATCGTGCAGCGGCTGGAGGGGCAGGGTGTGCCCGCCCACCAGGTGTGGCTGCCGCCGCTGGATCAGGCGCCGACGCTGGATCAGTTGCTGCCGCCGCTGACGACGACCGCCGAACGCGGACTTCAGGCCGCCGAGTACACGCGGCTGGGCGGCCTGACCGTGCCCCTCGGCCTGATCGACAAACCGTTCGAGCAGAAGCGCGAGGTGCTGTACCGGGACTTCTCCGGCGCGGCGGGCCACATGATGGTGGTGGGCGGCCCGCAGTCCGGCAAGTCCACGCTGCTACGCACGCTGGTCGCGTCCTTCGCGCTGACCCACACCCCGCACGAGGTGCAGTTCTACTGCCTGGACTTCGGCGGTGGCGGCCTGTCGTCCCTGTCGGACCTGCCGCATGTGGGCGGTGTCGCTTCCAGGTTGGACCCCGAGCGGGTCCGCCGTACGGTCGCGGAGGTGGCGGGCATCCTCAACCGCCGCGAGCAGTTCTTCCGCGCGAACGGCATCGACTCCATCGGCACGTACCGCAGACGCCGCGCGGCGGGCGATCTGCCGGGCGAGGCCTGGGGGGACGTCTTCCTCCTGATCGACGGCTGGGGCAACTTCAAGGGCGACTACGAGGGCCTCGAAGGCATCGTCCACGACATCGCCGGCCGCGGCCTCGGCTACGGCATCCACGTCATCCTCTCCGCATCGCGCTACATGGAAGTGCGGTCCGCCCTCAAGGACCAGATCCTGGGCCGGTTGGAGCTGCGCCTCGGCGACGTCATGGACTCCGAGTTCGACCGCAAGGTCGCGGCGAACGTGCCGGCGGGCGTGCCGGGCCGTGGCCAGGTCCCGGAGAAGCTGCACTTCATGACGGCGATGCCACGTATCGACTCCTTGGCGGACGCGGACGGCCTCTCGGATGCCACGGTCCAGTTGGTGCAGGCGGTGAAGGGCAACTGGCAGGGCCCGCCAGCCCCGACGGTCCGGCTTCTGCCCCGCAAGCTGCCGGCCGACCAACTGCCCAAGGGCTTCGAGTTCCCGCAGCACGGCATCGCGATCGGCATCGACGAGGCGAACCTCGAACCGGTCTTCATCGACTTCGAGACGGACCCCTTCTTCCTTGTCTTCGGAGAGAGCGAGTCGGGCAAGACGAACCTGCTGCGTCTGCTCGCCAAGCAGATCACGGAGCGCTATACCCCCGCGGAGGCCCGGATCGTCGTCGGCGACTACCGTCGCACGATGCTGGAGACGGTCCCCGAGGAGCATTTGCTGGAGTACGCGCCCATGGCGTCCGCGATGGACGTCCACATGGACGCCATCCGCCAGTTCATGGAGATGCGCGCGCCGAAGCCCGACATCACCCCGCAGCAGCTGCGTGACCGCAGCTGGTGGAACGGCCCCCAGCTGTTCGTCATCGTCGACGACTACGAGCTGGTCGCCACGAACTCCGGGAACCCGCTGTCGGCCCTCGTCGAGCATCTGCCGTTCGCCCGTGACGTGGGCGTCAAGTTCATCATCGCCCGCAACGCCGCGGGGGCCTCGCGCTCCATGTACGAGTCGTTCATGCAGCGGGTGAAGGAGCTCGGCGCGCAGGGTGTGGTCCTGTCCGGCGACCCGATGGAGGGCGACATCCTCGGCAACGTCCGAGCCCGTCCCATGCCACCCGGGCGTGGCACGTTCGTGTCACGGAAGCGCGGTACCCCTCTTATCCAGGTGGGCTTGCTTCCGCAACGCCATTAGAGTGATGAACATTGATGAATCAAGCCTTGACTGACACAGGCGAACGGGGAGAACGGGGAGGCGGCTGACGTGAGTTCGGACGGGGGCGGCAACGGCGAACAGGGCGCGCCGGACACCGGCAAGTCCTTCGACAGCTTGTACGGCGTGAACCCTCAGATGGCGCTGGACATCCAGCACGACGCCATGAAGGACTTCAAGAAGCGCGTCGACAACCTGCTGATCGAGCTCGGCAAGTCCGAGGCCGCCCCTGACAAGGTCGGCCAGGACCGCCTCGCCCGCGCCCAGCTCGGCTCCGCCGACTTCAAGGAAGCGCAGTTCCTCTACGAGTCGTACGCCATCGTCCACGACGAGTTGGAGAAACTCTCGAAGGCGCTCAGCGCGCAGATCGAGGGAGTGGGGCTGGCTGTGCACGCGTCGCGCGTGGGCTTCGAGAACCTGGACGAGGACATTCGGGCACGGATGCGGCAGGTCAATGCGGAGGTCGACAAGTACTACGACGTCGACCGGGATCCGTATACCCGACGACAGGCCGACCAGCAGCAGGGCGAGCCGGTCGCGGAGGTCACCGACGCGGAGAAGGGCCTGTGATGAGCGAGCAGCCCAAGCGGAACCAACCCACGCCGCAGCACACCGACTTCGAGTCCATGACCCACGCCCAACTCGTGGCCATGCTCGAGTCCGCCAACGCCGAGGGCGCATACGACCTCGCCGCAAAGCTCTCCAAGGCCGCCTCGACGATCACCAAGATCGGCGACGACCTCATGACGTACGTCAAGGGCCTGGAGTGGCAGGGCGAGGCCGGCGACACCTTCCGTGAGTGGGGCGGGCAGACGGCGAGCGCCACGCTCCACCTCGGTGAGTACGCCGAGGTGGCATCCCGGTGGATGGGCATCGTGTCCCAGGCGATCGCGGAGGCGAAGGCGGTCATGCCGGACACCTCCGAGACCACCGCCGCGCAGGCGGACCTTCGGACCGCGCAGAAGTCCCTCTCGGCGGCCAAGGAGCCGGGCGCGCGCAACGACCCCGACGCCCGCAAGCTGGCCCAGACCGCGCAGTCCGACGCGACGGCTGCGCAGGGGCGGATCGATGCGGCTCGTTATGAGGCCGCTCAGCAGATGCGGAAGCTGGCGCAGACTTATCAGCAGTCGGCTGCGCAGGTTAATTCTGTGGAGCCGCCTACGTACTCGCCGCCAGGCAACCACCTGGGCGCAGGCTGGATTGACACCGACCAGCAGTACATCTCTGTCCCGTCACAAGGCACCTCAGCCTCGTTTGGTTCCCCTTCCACCTCTGCGGTGCCCGAACGCAGCCAAATGTCACGGACCGACAGCGGCCAGTCGTCCCTTCCTCCTCAGTCGGGTGAGCGCCGTATCGAACGCTCCGAGCCCATCGGAATGGACCTCGACGGCCTCGTCACACTTCCGGAGGCTTCGGGACCGAGCACTCCGGTTGCACCGGCACCCGGTGGACCTCCGTCACGCTCTGAATCGACGCCTCATATCCAACCGGGCATCGTTCCGCCATCTCTCAACGGTGGTGGGAGCGGGCAGAACGCGGTTACTGGACGTGGTCCATCAGCCACCCGTGTGCCGTTCCAGGCCGGGCAGGGAATCACCAATGGTCCTGCGGCACGTATGCCACGCGAGAGCGGAATCGTCGGGGGGCGTCCTGTCCCACCCTCCACCAGCCGAGCAGGCGGCATCCCGCGCGGAACCGTCATCGGCGGTGACCATGTGCAGGGCCGAACCCCCATGACCCGCGGAATCACACCCGGTGCCCCAGGTGGCGGAAACAGCACTGCGGGTCAGAACGGCATCGTAGGCGGCCGCCGCCTCGCCTCGGAAGCCGGAGGCCTTGTGGGCAACCGTCCGGTTCCGCCAGGTCGCGTTGGCACGCGTCCCTTCACACCGGGCGGGTCGGGCTTGGTGCATCAGCCCAATGCCACTGCTACACCTCGCAATTCGACCCCACGAGGTAACGGAGCAGCGTCACCTTCAGCAGTGCCTTCCGGCTCACAGCGAGATCAACGGTCAGGCCACCGACCGGACTACCTCACTGAGGACGAGGAAACCTGGGCGCGCAACAACCGGCGCTCTCTTCCGCCGGTCGTCGACTGACTTCACCCCATTTCCACACCTCAGGAAGGCATATGCGCACCCGTGGTAAGCGAACGCTGCAAGATGGCTCAGCAATATCAATGGCCCTCGGCCTGCTGTTGGTGGGAATTGCCGCGACGCCTGCCCATGCCGAATCGGTTCGGGATCGGCAGTGGCATCTCGACGCGATGCACGCCGAGGAGATGTGGAAGACCAGCACGGGTCGTGGGATCACGGTCGCCGTCATCGACTCAGGGGTCGACGCCTCGACAGCCGACCTCAAGGGTCAAGTGCTGTCAGGCAAGGACTACTCAGACCTTCCGGGTGATGAATACACGGACCGCGATCGTCACGGAACCGGCGTCGCAGCACTCATCGCGGCTACCGGAGCTCGCGGAGCTGCCAGTGGCTCATACGGCCTCGCGCCAGGAGCCAAGATTCTTCCCATCCGTATGCGCTACGGCACCGAGGACTACGGGAAGGTCGATATAGGAGCCGAGTACTCCAGGAAGCTGACGGAAGCGATCCGGTACGCGGCCGAATCAAAGGCGCAGATCATCAATATCTCCATGGGTCGGGCTGATTCGCCGGGCGCACAGAACGTCGGCACTCCGGCACTCGCCTCCGCCGTCAAGTACGCCCTGACCAAGGGAAAGCTGATCTTCGCTGGGGCTGGTAACAGCGGTGACACATCCAACTTCCTGCAGTATCCGGCAGCGACGCCCGGCGTCGTCGCTGTTGCCGCGATCGACAAAAACGTCGAGCGGAGCACCTTTTCCCAGTGGGGGCCACAGATCGATGTTGCCGCTCCGGGCGAAGAGATGGTCCACGCGTGCACTGGTGGCACACAGATCTGCAAGTCCGACGGAACGAGCGATGCCACCGCCATCGCCTCCGCATCCGCCGCCCTCATCTGGTCGAAGCACCCGACCTGGACGAACAACCAGGTCCTGCGTGTCCTGATCAACACGATGAAGGGCAACGAGAAGAGCTGGACTTGGAACAACGCCATCGGCTACGGCATTGTCCGTCCGCGTGTCGCTCTCATGAACCCCGGAGACCCAGGGCCAGCCGACGAGTACCCGTTGCCCGACCTCGCTGCTGCGGCTTCCGCTTCTCCATCCCCTGAGGCGTCCAAGTCCGTTAGCGGTTCGTCCGGCGATCAGCGGGAAAAGGCAGACGAGTCAGCCTCCGGCGCTTCCGCATCGAACGATGACGACACGCCCCTCTGGATCGCTTTGGGCATCGCAACCGCAGCTCTGCTGGGCACGTCGATCGCCATTCCCGTTGTCCGCGGCCGTCGTCGGCGCAGCGCGATTTCGACCGCTGCGCCGCTGCCACCCACGTACACGAACCCTCTCCATCAGCAGTATCCCCCCTTCGGCCCGCCGCAGGGGCATCCCGCTGGCTCGCCCCCTGAGGGAGGCGCCGGTACAGGACGACCTTCCTAACCAGTGACAGTACGGAGGGACCACCAATGTCGTTCGACGAAGCCTGGGGTCAAGCACGTAGCGCGGCTGCCGCTCGCCAAATCAGCAGAACACAGCTGAATCAGCTCGCCGCCAGCGGCGGCTCGGGCGGGCCAGAAGCTCAGTTGAACGTCGATGCCAGTCTTCTTGAGGACCGAGCCAAAAAAGCGGACACAGTGCGAACGAACTTTAAGGACGCCGACAACAAGGTGATGGGGGCTACCGAAAAGATTGACCTCAGCGGGTTCAAGTCCGATGGGGCCATCAGCACGTTCCAAAAGCGTTGGCGTTCACAGATGCACTACATGGACACCCTCCTAGAGACGGGGGTGGCCGGGAACCTGCGTATCTCCGCAGCCGAATTCAAGGCTGAGGAAGCGAAGCGGCTGGCCGAAACCAAGAAGTTGCAGGATCGCAAGGATAAGAGCTGATATGACTCTCACCTTTGAGCAGCTGCGCTCGGCAAATCTTTCAACCCTGTCTGAGGCCGTGGACAGTTGGCGCAATCTTCCTGGAAAATTCGACACAATCGCCCGCTCCTTTGGCACGACCGTTACGAAAGGCCTCCAGGATTCTGACTGGAAAGGCGAAACGGCAACCGAGGCCCTAGAGAAATTCTCTCACGTCGAGAGGCAAATGAAAGCAGCCGCCGACGAAGCCCACGATGTACACGAACTCCTTAAGAGCGCACTGGAAACCTTCCAAGCAGCTAAAGACGAACTGAAGGCAATAGAACGATACGTCCACGAGGACAAGAACCTCAAAATCACCAGTGAGGGTCACGTTTATTGCGATCCTCCAGAGGAACACAGGGATCAATCTGCGGCACTACAAAAGGCATATCTCGAGACTGTTCATGACTGCAACAACAGAATCAAAGCAGCTCTAACAGATGCGAGCAATGCGGATACTGCCCTCCATTGGGCACTCACCATGGACGCCAATGGCGACAAGAAGGGATTCAATACCACCACGTCCGGCAGCATCAAAGAGGCTCAGAAGGGACGCAAGGAAGCACTCAGAGAAGCTCACGACATGGCGGCACTTGCCCGAAAGGGAAATGATCTCAGTATCACCCAGGTTCAACGCATGACCAAAACATTCGCTAAGTATGAAGGTGACCCTCTCTTCAACGAAGAGTTCGCCACCACTCTCGGGTCGAAGGGAACCCTACAGTTCTGGGCCAATGTCACAGATTCGTACGCCGGAGCCAAGGGCTCCGAGCTTAATCACCTCAAGCAACTGCAAAACAACCTAAGCACAACCCTGGCAAACGCTTCACAATCCCACTCGCCAGAGATGGAGCGCTGGAAGAAGGAAATCATCGAAGCAGGAAACATGCGCATCGAGTCGGATCCCACAGCCCCGATGCAGGTACCTTCGCGCTCGCTCGGATTCCAGGTAATGAGCAGCCTGATGAGTCACGGAAATTATGACACCGATTTCCTTAATGACTACAGGAAAGAGTTGCTTAAGATGGATAAGGCAGGGGGGGCAATGCACACTGACAAGATTTGGGAGGGGAGCTATCTCAATTCAGATCTAGTTTTTGGCGATGGAAACGGACGGGATCCTTTGATTGGCTTCATGGGTGCACT
Encoded proteins:
- the eccCa gene encoding type VII secretion protein EccCa; translated protein: MSQIVIKRPPRSLPSEVPSDELHLEAPPELPRGQQEGMLMQILPTLGMGSSVVFYFASPNAHPFMRIMGVVMLVSTAAMVIAQIVRHRRGTQGQMADVRRDYLKYLAQTRRTVRRTALKQRDAQLYLHPSPEQLWSVVAEGSRVWERRVGDADFGQVRIGLGVQQLASPLVAPNTAPVDELEPLCAGAMQRFLAVHGQLDGLPVAVSLRAFYHLTVSGEQESAQAAARALVAQLATLHSPDDLMVAVVAAPNAVGRWDWTKWLPHSQLPGQFDGSGTRRLFGDDLGELEQLLSARLEGRPRFSRNGQPVLDQPHLVIVLDGGIVPPTSVFAAAEGLQGVTIIEVVPGELDQPRGGLSIVVRPDRLWLDSGAGVAYEGTPDRLSLPAAEALARQLAPLRMGGGDDDEPLLANLDFTDLLGLGDAASVDVTRTWRPRSTPERLRVPIGVGEDGRPVMLDLKEAAQDGMGPHGLCVGATGSGKSELLRTLVLGLAVTHSSETLNFVLADFKGGATFAGMSQMPHVAAVITNLSDDLTLVDRMGDAIRGELQRRQELLRSAGNYANIHDYEKARAAGAPLEPLASLVLVIDEFSELLTAKPDFIDMFIQIGRIGRSLGVHLLLASQRLEEGRLRGLDTYLSYRIGLRTFSAAESRAALGVPDAYHLPSVPGSGYLKFGTDEMTRFKAAYVSGTYRAGGPEVSRDRMPIERRPALFTATPVPVVYAAPDPAQAQAPSRQEDDALADTVLDVIVQRLEGQGVPAHQVWLPPLDQAPTLDQLLPPLTTTAERGLQAAEYTRLGGLTVPLGLIDKPFEQKREVLYRDFSGAAGHMMVVGGPQSGKSTLLRTLVASFALTHTPHEVQFYCLDFGGGGLSSLSDLPHVGGVASRLDPERVRRTVAEVAGILNRREQFFRANGIDSIGTYRRRRAAGDLPGEAWGDVFLLIDGWGNFKGDYEGLEGIVHDIAGRGLGYGIHVILSASRYMEVRSALKDQILGRLELRLGDVMDSEFDRKVAANVPAGVPGRGQVPEKLHFMTAMPRIDSLADADGLSDATVQLVQAVKGNWQGPPAPTVRLLPRKLPADQLPKGFEFPQHGIAIGIDEANLEPVFIDFETDPFFLVFGESESGKTNLLRLLAKQITERYTPAEARIVVGDYRRTMLETVPEEHLLEYAPMASAMDVHMDAIRQFMEMRAPKPDITPQQLRDRSWWNGPQLFVIVDDYELVATNSGNPLSALVEHLPFARDVGVKFIIARNAAGASRSMYESFMQRVKELGAQGVVLSGDPMEGDILGNVRARPMPPGRGTFVSRKRGTPLIQVGLLPQRH
- the eccD gene encoding type VII secretion integral membrane protein EccD, which encodes MSTTAATGFCRVTVVAPDSRIDVALPVDIAIADVYPEILRLTGQTQPVGTPTGYHLVRRDGTVLEGARTLADERVLDGEVLSLRPFAESLPPAVHDDVSDAVASAVIRDRHLWSDDLLRVAGLTGGALLLLLVAFVLWYADPVHHDMHGLPGLIGGGLGVLLVAYAAVRARVYADRVATVALGLAALPLLLLAGSGIVGPADGQGPGKLQFMLGCVAVLVASVALVALTPSGDAPFVASTFLAAVGTIATFVAIVADASATEAASVCAPVAIGLVAFLPGLSARFARLPIGYAAPRSATHEDFDLDPGQGPDTDPLDAERIAAQARRGHEMLLGLVGGTSAVAVASAAVLGFSDNIWGQLLALATGLAMLIRARLFRYTSQVACALVAGLGAIAFLLVGLALNPPTEALTEFVLHDDRGALDLRTIWLTAAVAVGAALLAAIGLIVPQKGLSPFWGRFLDIAESLVLLTLIPLCLAVLGVLTTVRSLTG
- the mycP gene encoding type VII secretion-associated serine protease mycosin gives rise to the protein MRTRGKRTLQDGSAISMALGLLLVGIAATPAHAESVRDRQWHLDAMHAEEMWKTSTGRGITVAVIDSGVDASTADLKGQVLSGKDYSDLPGDEYTDRDRHGTGVAALIAATGARGAASGSYGLAPGAKILPIRMRYGTEDYGKVDIGAEYSRKLTEAIRYAAESKAQIINISMGRADSPGAQNVGTPALASAVKYALTKGKLIFAGAGNSGDTSNFLQYPAATPGVVAVAAIDKNVERSTFSQWGPQIDVAAPGEEMVHACTGGTQICKSDGTSDATAIASASAALIWSKHPTWTNNQVLRVLINTMKGNEKSWTWNNAIGYGIVRPRVALMNPGDPGPADEYPLPDLAAAASASPSPEASKSVSGSSGDQREKADESASGASASNDDDTPLWIALGIATAALLGTSIAIPVVRGRRRRSAISTAAPLPPTYTNPLHQQYPPFGPPQGHPAGSPPEGGAGTGRPS